The Hippoglossus hippoglossus isolate fHipHip1 chromosome 19, fHipHip1.pri, whole genome shotgun sequence genome has a segment encoding these proteins:
- the a1cf gene encoding LOW QUALITY PROTEIN: APOBEC1 complementation factor (The sequence of the model RefSeq protein was modified relative to this genomic sequence to represent the inferred CDS: deleted 1 base in 1 codon), protein MESNQNASGDGVLGTQKEAALRLLTQRTGYQLKQENGQRRYGGPPPAWDGPPPERGSEIFVGKLPRDLFEDELVPLCEKFGKIYEVRMMMDFNGNNRGYAFVTFNTKQEARTAMKQLNNYEIRNGRLLGVCASVDNCRLFVGGIPKTKKREEILSEMRKVTEGVIDVIVYPSAADKSKNRGFAFVEYESHRAAAMARRKLLPGRIQLWGHAIAVDWAEPEVEVDEDTMATVKILYVRNLMLQTTEETIEKEFNSLKPGAVERVKKIRDYAFVHFTHREDAIDAINALNGKVVDGSPIEVSLAKPVDKDSYVRYTRGTGGRGSSLLQTDYTAYTVGQVYDPSAAYLGAPVFYAPQAYAAIPGQFRFPAAKAHVGGRGLIRTPSVREIYMTVPVGAAGVRGLGGRGYLAYAAGGGAMSRGGGGAGSASYGLKIDKHAEEKLYDLLPGMELTPMSLKAAAIKPAPQVLEELCQKNNWGQPVYQLHSAIGPDQRQLFLYKITVPALATQYPSVHPFTPAKLCAAVEEAKVHAAEHTLQTLGLQTEGAADTSCATAAAVASVAFPGYTLASPASSAVASQLKQAVSLGQDLTAYTTYDGYPAFAVATRHADGYGVF, encoded by the exons ATGGAATCCAATCAGAATGCCAGCGGGGACGGAGTGTTGGGGACGCAGAAGGAGGCGGCGCTGCGGCTGCTCACACAGCGAACAGGATACCAACTGAAGCAG GAGAACGGTCAGCGGCGGTATGGCGGCCCACCGCCCGCATGGGACGGCCCACCACCAGAGAGAGGCAGCGAGATCTTTGTGGGGAAACTGCCGAGAGATCTGTTTGAAGATGAACTGGTTCCACTGTGTGAGAAG TTTGGTAAAATCTATGaagtgaggatgatgatggacTTTAACGGGAACAACAGAGGTTACGCCTTCGTCACCTTCAacaccaaacaggaagccagaaCAGCCATGAAGCAGCTTAACAACTACGAGATCAG GAACGGTCGCCTCCTCGGTGTTTGTGCCAGCGTCGACAACTGCAGGTTGTTTGTGGGAGGGATTCCCAAAACGAAGAAGCGCGAGGAGATCCTGTCGGAGATGAGGAAGGTCACCGAAGGGGTCATTGACGTCATCGTGTACCCCAGCGCCGCCGACAAATCCAAGAACCGAGGCTTCGCCTTCGTGGAGTATGAGAGCCACCGAGCCGCTGCCATGGCTCGACGCAAACTGCTGCCAG GTCGTATTCAGCTGTGGGGTCATGCCATTGCCGTGGACTGGGCTGAGCCGGAGGTGGAGGTTGATGAGGATACCATGGCAACTGTCAAGATACTGTACGTCAGGAACCTGATGCTGCAGACCACAGAGGAGACAATCGAGAAGGAGTTCAACAGCCTCAAACCAG GTGCAGTAGAGCGAGTGAAGAAGATCAGAGACTACGCCTTCGTccatttcacacacagagaagacgcCATCGACGCCATCAATGCTCTAAACGGAAAG GTGGTGGACGGGTCTCCCATCGAGGTGAGTCTGGCCAAGCCTGTGGACAAGGACAGTTACGTTCGTTACACCAGAGGGACGGGAGGACGGGGAAGCTCTCTGCTGCAGACCGACTACACCGCCTACACCGTGGGACAG GTGTACGACCCCTCGGCGGCGTATCTCGGTGCACCCGTGTTTTATGCCCCCCAGGCCTACGCTGCCATTCCAGGTCAGTTTCGGTTCCCGGCAGCCAAAGCTCACGTTGGAGGTCGAGGTCTGATCAGGACGCCATCTGTTCgag AAATTTACATGACTGTACCTGTAGGGGCTGCGGGGGTGCGGGGGCTGGGTGGGCGGGGCTACTTGGCCTACGCTGCC GGGGGAGGAGCCATGAGCCGAGGTGGTGGTGGCGCTGGCAGCGCCTCCTATGGGCTGAAGATAGACAAGCACGCAGAGGAGAAGCTGTACGACCTGCTGCCCGGCATGGAGCTGACCCCCATGAGCCTGAAGGCAGCCGCCATCAAACCTGCTCCACAG GTTCTGGAGGAGCTGTGTCAGAAGAACAACTGGGGACAACCAGTGTATCAGCTCCACTCTGCCATCGGTCCAGACCAGAGACAACTGTTCCTCTACAAGATCACTGTCCCAGCTCTGGCTACACAGTATCCCAGCGT TCATCCCTTCACCCCTGCTAAACTGTGTGCTGCTGTAGAAGAAGCTAAAGTCCATGCAGCTGAGCACACCCTGCAGACTCTGGGTCTGCAGACAGAGGGCGCCGCTGACACCAGCTGTGCTACTGCTGCCGCTGTGGCCTCAGTAGCCTTCCCAG GCTACACTCTGGCGAGTCCGGCGTCGTCTGCGGTCGCCTCCCAGCTGAAGCAGGCGGTTTCTCTGGGTCAGGACCTGACGGCCTACACCACCTACGACGGCTACCCCGCCTTCGCTGTGGCAACACGCCACGCCGACGGATACGGCGTTTTCTAG
- the LOC117752823 gene encoding microfibril-associated glycoprotein 4-like isoform X1 — MEVSWKLVKGEVRQQLMHQGDQKLFQVVLLLLLAPALISCRVAEYPTDCSQIHEIGDYHQSGSYSIQPAGENLQVEVYCQMSPNQSAWTVIQTRMDGTVNFYRPWIQYKVGFGSVRGEHWLGLDNLHYLTSGPTKFELQVDMEDFEGNKASAHYRMFSVDSECNGYNLRVSGFTDKGAGDSMMTHNGMKFSTFDRDQDTVPENCASTFMGGFWYNNCHQANPNGVYRWGQEKTPYATGVIWFTWKKTYDYSVKSIVMKVRPVQPE; from the exons atggaagtttcctggaagctggtgaaaggagaagtcaggcagcagctgatgcatcaaggagaccagaag CTGTTTCaagtcgtcctcctcctcctcttggctCCAGCGTTGATCAGCTGCCGTGTCGCAGAATATCCGACTGACTGCAGCCAGATCCATGAAATCGGAGATTACCACCAGAGCGGCTCCTACTCAATCCAGCCTGCAGGAGAGAACCTCCAAGTCGAA GTGTACTGTCAGATGAGTCCAAACCAATCAGCCTGGACA GTGATTCAGACCAGGATGGATGGAACCGTCAACTTCTACCGGCCCTGGATTCAGTACAAGGTCGGCTTTGGTTCTGTGAGGGGAGAACACTGGCTCG gTCTGGACAACCTCCACTATCTTACCTCAGGACCCACGAAGTTTGAGTTACAGGTGGACATGGAGGACTTTGAGGGAAATAAAGCGTCCGCGCATTACAGGATGTTCTCCGTCGACTCTGAGTGTAACGGATACAACTTGAGAGTGTCTGGATTCACAGATAAAGGAgcag gaGACTCCATGATGACACACAATGGCATGAAGTTCTCCACCTTTGACAGAGACCAGGACACAGTGCCTGAGAACTGTGCCTCAACCTTCATGGGAGGTTTCTGGTACAACAACTGTCACCAAGCAAACCCTAATGGGGTTTACCGCTGGGGACAGGAGAAGACTCCCTATGCTACTGGAGTTATTTGGTTCACTTGGAAAAAAACCTATGACTACTCTGTGAAGTCCATCGTCATGAAGGTCCGTCCTGTGCAGCCTGAGTAA
- the LOC117752823 gene encoding microfibril-associated glycoprotein 4-like isoform X2, with protein sequence MEVSWKLVKGEVRQQLMHQGDQKVYCQMSPNQSAWTVIQTRMDGTVNFYRPWIQYKVGFGSVRGEHWLGLDNLHYLTSGPTKFELQVDMEDFEGNKASAHYRMFSVDSECNGYNLRVSGFTDKGAGDSMMTHNGMKFSTFDRDQDTVPENCASTFMGGFWYNNCHQANPNGVYRWGQEKTPYATGVIWFTWKKTYDYSVKSIVMKVRPVQPE encoded by the exons atggaagtttcctggaagctggtgaaaggagaagtcaggcagcagctgatgcatcaaggagaccagaag GTGTACTGTCAGATGAGTCCAAACCAATCAGCCTGGACA GTGATTCAGACCAGGATGGATGGAACCGTCAACTTCTACCGGCCCTGGATTCAGTACAAGGTCGGCTTTGGTTCTGTGAGGGGAGAACACTGGCTCG gTCTGGACAACCTCCACTATCTTACCTCAGGACCCACGAAGTTTGAGTTACAGGTGGACATGGAGGACTTTGAGGGAAATAAAGCGTCCGCGCATTACAGGATGTTCTCCGTCGACTCTGAGTGTAACGGATACAACTTGAGAGTGTCTGGATTCACAGATAAAGGAgcag gaGACTCCATGATGACACACAATGGCATGAAGTTCTCCACCTTTGACAGAGACCAGGACACAGTGCCTGAGAACTGTGCCTCAACCTTCATGGGAGGTTTCTGGTACAACAACTGTCACCAAGCAAACCCTAATGGGGTTTACCGCTGGGGACAGGAGAAGACTCCCTATGCTACTGGAGTTATTTGGTTCACTTGGAAAAAAACCTATGACTACTCTGTGAAGTCCATCGTCATGAAGGTCCGTCCTGTGCAGCCTGAGTAA
- the LOC117753392 gene encoding APOBEC1 complementation factor-like — HFTHREDAIDAINALNGKVVDGSPIEVSLAKPVDKDSYVRYTRGTGGRGSSLLQTDYTAYTVGQVYDPSAAYLGAPVFYAPQAYAAIPGQFRFPAAKAHVGGRGLIRTPSVREIYMTVPVGAAGVRGLGGRGYLAYAAGGGAMSRGGGGAGSASYGLKIDKHAEEKLYDLLPGMELTPMSLKAAAIKPAPQVLEELCQKNNWGQPVYQLHSAIGPDQRQLFLYKITVPALATQYPSVHPFTPAKLCAAVEEAKVHAAEHTLQTLGLQTEGAADTSCATAAAVASVAFPGYTLASPASSAVASQLKQAVSLGQDLTAYTTYDGYPAFAVATRHADGYGVF, encoded by the exons catttcacacacagagaagacgcCATCGACGCCATCAATGCTCTAAACGGAAAG GTGGTGGACGGGTCTCCCATCGAGGTGAGTCTGGCCAAGCCTGTGGACAAGGACAGTTACGTTCGTTACACCAGAGGGACGGGAGGACGGGGAAGCTCTCTGCTGCAGACCGACTACACCGCCTACACCGTGGGACAG GTGTACGACCCCTCGGCGGCGTATCTCGGTGCACCCGTGTTTTATGCCCCCCAGGCCTACGCTGCCATTCCAGGTCAGTTTCGGTTCCCGGCAGCCAAAGCTCACGTTGGAGGTCGAGGTCTGATCAGGACGCCATCTGTTCgag AAATTTACATGACTGTACCTGTAGGGGCTGCGGGGGTGCGGGGGCTGGGTGGGCGGGGCTACTTGGCCTACGCTGCCGGGGGAGGAGCCATGAGCCGAGGTGGTGGTGGCGCTGGCAGCGCCTCCTATGGGCTGAAGATAGACAAGCACGCAGAGGAGAAGCTGTACGACCTGCTGCCCGGCATGGAGCTGACCCCCATGAGCCTGAAGGCAGCCGCCATCAAACCTGCTCCACAG GTTCTGGAGGAGCTGTGTCAGAAGAACAACTGGGGACAACCAGTGTATCAGCTCCACTCTGCCATCGGTCCAGACCAGAGACAACTGTTCCTCTACAAGATCACTGTCCCAGCTCTGGCTACACAGTATCCCAGCGT TCATCCCTTCACCCCTGCTAAACTGTGTGCTGCTGTAGAAGAAGCTAAAGTCCATGCAGCTGAGCACACCCTGCAGACTCTGGGTCTGCAGACAGAGGGCGCCGCTGACACCAGCTGTGCTACTGCTGCCGCTGTGGCCTCAGTAGCCTTCCCAG GCTACACTCTGGCGAGTCCGGCGTCGTCTGCGGTCGCCTCCCAGCTGAAGCAGGCGGTTTCTCTGGGTCAGGACCTGACGGCCTACACCACCTACGACGGCTACCCCGCCTTCGCTGTGGCAACACGCCACGCCGACGGATACGGCGTTTTCTAG